From the Candidatus Krumholzibacteriia bacterium genome, the window GAGGCGGCCATATGTGCCGCGTTCCGGCCCCCGTGTCTTTCCCCGCCTGACAGTGTAACAAACGCAATAACAATCGGTTAGGAGATGCGATGGCTCCGGCCGCTCCCGCGGCACGTGGATTGCCGGGTGGGAGGCATGAACCCGTCCCGTCCCGATCACACCCCGGCGTCCACGGAGGCCACCGCTCGCCTGAGCGCGCTGCTGCGCTCCCGTCTGAACGCGATGGGCGTCGTGACGGCGCCGGAACCCAGCGCCGCCGACGTGCGCCGCGTGCGCGACGCCGACGCGTTGCTCGCGCAGTTCGTGCGCGCGTCGCGGCATACCTCGGGCACGGTGCGGGCCTTCTCATCGTTGATCGCGGATGCACACGAGGATGACGGCAACACAATGCACTGGCTGTCCCGCGTGGAGCGGGCGGCCGCGGAGCTCGACGTGTTCAGCGCGCGCCTCTGCGCACTGCGCCTGAACGACCACGAACGACCGGTATCGGCGCGATGGAGCGACGTGTTCTCGCGCGTGGCGGCGCGCTGCAGCCATATCGCGCCGTGCACCATCGAGGCCATCGACCGGTCGCGGGCGCCGTTCACCCAGCGCGGCGAACTGCTGGGGCGCATGATCTTTCAACTGGTGCGCAACGCCATGGAAGCGTCGCCACGCGGCGGCATGGTGCGCGTGCGCGTGGACGAATTCCGCCGGGATGCGCTGCGTCAGTTCCACGTTCGCGTGAGTGATGAGGGGCCGGGTCTGGACCCGGCGGTGGCGGCATCGGCATGGGAACCCTATGTGACGACGCGCCGCGGGCACGCTGGCCTGGGCCTGGCGTTCGTGGCCGCGGCGGCACCGGTGGTGGGTGCGGCGGTAGGAATGCGCCGGGAAGCGAGTCGAACCACGGTGCACATGATGGTTGGAGAAGAAGGAGGTCTGCAATGGGAGTAATTTCAATTGGCGTCGACATACCGGCGCGTATCGGAGAGATCGAAGTCGTCAGCGTTATTACCGGCACCGAAGCCATGGCCAACCTTGCGCACGCGGCGTGCGAAGCGGTGGTCATCGGGCCGCGCGTGCCAGACATGCAGGTGAGCGCGATCGTGGACGAGATCGTGCGCCGCTACCCGCGTGTGCCGGTCATCCTGGTGGCGGATGCGCCGCGCCCGGGCGTCTGGGAACACGTTCCGTTTGCCGGCGAGCGTCTCATTTCTGCGATCGTGCGTGCCGTCGAAGTCGGACTGCTACGACGCATTGCCGCGGAATCCCGCGACGCGTTGCCGGTTGCGCCGTCGGCGCTTTCCGGCGGGGGCAACGAGGTTGAGCAGGCTTTCCGCAAGGGCACCATCCGCGAGATGGAGCGCCTCATGATCTTCGCGCGCCTCGACCGGCTCGACCAGAATCGCACCCGCTCCGCAGCCTCGCTGGACATCAGCGTGCGCACGTTACGCAACAAGCTGCGCGAGTACCGGGAGTCCGGACTGCTGGCGGCACCGTCGCCCGAGCAGGTCTGAGCGGGCGCCGCGCGGGGCGATCCGGATTGACAGAGTGGCAGGAGGGAGATAGGTTTACTCACGGGTGAAACCGATTGAGTTCACAGCAAGTAACCTTCCTGGTGCTCAGCACCGATGCGACAATCCGCCAGTCTCTGGATCGCCTGTTTCCGCGTGAGGGCTGGAGGCTCCAGACACTGGAGACGCCGGGCGACCTGGTGGATGCGCTCGGCGACTCCACCGCGGCAGTGCTGATCGACGAGTTCCTCGAGCCCGCATACCTGTCGCTCATCCGGCGCTGCCGCCGGGCCGTACCCGGCCTGGACGCGACCGTCGTGGGCGGGCCCAAGTCCGAGAGCGTCCGGCGCGGTGAGCGCGCGGACGGTGTCGACCACTACATCGAGCGCCCGCTGGAGGCGGCGCCGTTGCGCGCGTCTCTCGACCACCGGCTCGCGCTGGTGGGCGTGAAGGCGGGTGTCGGGCTGGTGGGGCGATCTCCCGCGCTGGAGGAACTGCTCGAATCGCTGCTGCTGGTGGCACCCACCGAGGTGCCGATTCTGATCCAGGGTGAAAGCGGCACCGGCAAAGACCTGGTGGCGCGCGCCGTCCACCAGTTGAGCCGACGCCGCGATCAGCCCTTCGAGGCCATCAACTGCGGGTCGCTGGCCGAGGGTGTCCTGGAAAGCGAGTTGTTCGGACACGAACGCGGTGCGTTCACCGGGGCGGTGTCGCGCCGCGCAGGGATGTTCGAACGCGCCAATGCAGGCACCATCTTCCTCGACGAGGTGGGCGAGATGAGCGCGAACATGCAGGTGCGCCTGCTGCGCGTGCTCGAGACCGGCGAGGTGTTGCGCGTGGGCGGCGCCGCGGGACTGACCGTGGACGTCCGCGTGGTGGCCGCGACCAACCGCAACCTGGGGGAGTTGGTGCGCGCCGGCACGTTCCGCCAGGACCTCTACTACCGCCTCAAGGGCGTCACCCTCTATCTCCCGCCGTTGCGTGAGCGGCGCGATGACATTCCCGTTCTGGTGCAGCACTTCATCCGCCTGGCCAACCGGGCCAACCGCAAGAGCGTGCGCGGCATCGAGGCGGACGCGCTGCAACGCCTGCAGGAGTACAGCTGGCCCGGGAACATCCGCGAGTTGAGAAACCTGGTGGAAACGCTCGTCGTCTTGACGCCGGAACCGCGAATTGCCCGTGCGCTGGTGGATGCGCACATCGGGGATGCGGGGCAGTCGCCGCCGGGGCCGTTCCTGCCCGTTCCGGTGGGGCGCAGCCGCGAGGACACCGAGCGCGAGGTGATGTACGGCCTGATTCTCGCCCTGCACCGGGACGTGCGCGAGATCCTTCGCCACCTTCGCGAGGAGCCGGCGGGGACCGCCGGGGGGTGGAACGACATGCGGGAGGTGCCGGCATCCGAGGACGGGGCCCACCTGAGCCTTTCCACCATGGAGCGCGTCGCCATCAAGGAGGCGCTCAACCGCGCCGGGGGCAACCGGCGCAAGGCTGCCCAGGCCCTCGGGATCTCCGAGCGGACCCTGTACCGCAAGATCCGGGAGTTCGGTCTGTCGTGACCCGCAAATCGGCCTTTGTGGGGAGTGGCGCCACGGGTTATACTCTTCCGGAGCCCCTCCCCTGGTTGTTTATCCCGATCTGAATGACTGATTTGTATTCTTCACCACCCCGATCCGGTCTGAGGGCAACCATGCGTTTTGTATCCGCCGCCGTCCTATCCGTCGTGTTGATGGCTTCCACCGCCCACGCCACCAAGCTGGCAGGCGAGTTCATGGCCCCCGGCGGGGGAGCCCGCGCCCTCGGGATGGGTGGGGCGTTTGCCGCCGTGGCCGCGGACGCGTCCACCGTCTACTGGAACCCAGCCGGGATCGCCGGCATCCAGAAGCGCCAGGCGCTGGCCATGCACGCCGAGCAGTTCGGCGACCTGGTGAATTACAACTTCGCCTCCTACGTGCAGCCCTCGGGGCTGATGGACGAGGCCCGCAAGCCGGCCTTCGGCTTTGCGCTCATCCACCTGGGCGATCCCGACCAGATCCTCACCAGCCAGCTGGTGCACAACGACCTCAACGGAGACGGGCAGATCGACCCGGGTGAACTGGTCGACGAGAACGGCATTCCCTTCGACGAGGCGACGCTGCCGCGGGAGTCAAACAACAGCTTTGCGGGATTCGCCACCTTCGCCATCGAGACCGGAGCCGGTGCGGTGGGCGGGTCGCTGAAGATCATCTACCAGGACATGATCGCGGGCGAGTCCAGCATGGGAATCGGCATCGACCTGGGTTACCTCAAACGCGACTTCCTCACGCGCAACCTTTCGCTGGGTGCGAAGCTGCAGGACGCGACCGGCACCTACATCAGCTGGAGCACCGGCACCAACGAGTTCATCATTCCCGCCCTGAAGGTGGGGAGCGCATACAAGATCGAGTCGGAGGAGCTCAACGGAGCGCTGCTGCTCGCAGTGGATGCCGACGTGTTCTTCGACAACCGCCAGGCAGCGTCACAATTCTGGGTGGAGACGATGAGCACCGACGTGCACGTCGGTGCGGAGCTCAGTTTCCAGGAGAGAGTGATGATCCGGGGCGGACTGGACGCCAACAATTACACCGCCGGCGCCGGAATCTACTTCAGTGTGATCGGTCTGGACTACGCCTACCTGCACCACGACGCCTTCGAGGCCACGCACCGCGTTTCGGTGCTGGCCAACTTCTGATCCTGCGCTAGCGACCGCCGGTCTCGTCGGCGGCGCGTGGCTGCCACACCACCAGCACATCACCGGGGCGAATGATGGAACGCGACCGGCCGTTCCACGCCATCAGGTCGTTCATGGAAACATTGTAGCGGCGGCTGATGGAGTAGAAGGTCTCGCCCGACGCCACCACGTGGCGCGTGCGTTCGAAGCGCGTCTCGTCCACGGTGGGCGACGGCCCGGACGCGACCGTGGTGTTCTGCGGCGCGGAACCACCAGGCACGTAGATGGCGAGCTTCTGTCCGGGGTAGATGTGCCGGCGGCGGCTCAGGTTGTTCCACGAGCGGATCTGGCTCACGCCCACGCGATGCGTCTCGGCGATCTCGCTCAGGGTGTCGTTGCGACGCACCGTGTACACCACGCGCGTGCGACCCGCGATGGGCGCGCCGGCAGTGGCCCGTTCGGCGTAGCGCTCGAGCGCGTCGCGATCGATGGTCGAGGTGTGTGTGCGATAGGAGGGCTGCGAACTGGCCGCCTGGGCGTAGGTGCCGCCCGGCACCGGAATGACCAGGCGCTGCCCGATCTGCAGCAGGCTCTTGTTGCGCAGGTTGTTGGCGTCGCGCAGCGCGGCTACCGAGGTGTCGTAGCGGCTCGCGATCCCGGACAGCGTTTCGCCCTTGCGCACCGTGTGTTCGCTCCAGGTGACGCGTTCCTCTGGCGGCAGGGCGGCGATGTTCGCCGTGGCCAGATCGCCCGCACCCGAAGGAACCTTGATGTGCACCACCATGTTGGGCGGCGTGGCTCCACGGCGCAACTGCGGGTTGAGTTCCTTGATGGTCTCGGTGGTGGTGCCGGCGCAACGCGCGAGCACGTCCAGTTCGATGGCGTACTCCACCGTGATGAGATCGAACGAAATGGGTTCCACCTGCGGGATGGTGAACCCGTACTTCTCAGGCTCGCGCATGATATACAGCGCGGCGAGGAATTTGGGAACGTAGCGCTCCGTCTGCAGGGGAAGATCGAGCTCCCAGAAGTTCTTGGTCTTCTGGCGCGCCACCTGCCGCGCCACGCGGTACTCGCCACAGTTATACGCGGCGAAGGCGAGGAACCAGTCGCCCCAGATCGAATAGAGGTCCCGAAGATAATTGCCCGCCGCGTAGGTGGAAGCCACGATATCGCTGCGTTCCTCGTACCACCACGTGGAGCGCAGACCGTAGCGGCGCCCGGTGCCACCGATGAATTGCCAGGGCCCCACGGCACGCGCGCTGGAAACCGCCTTCATGGCGAAGCCGCTCTCGATGAAGGCGATGCAGATCAGTTCCTGCGGCAGGTCCATTTCGTCGAGGATGCCCTCGACCGTGGGGCGGTTGAGTTGCATGCGATACAGCGCGCGGTCGAAGCGGTCGCGGCCTGGCCCGGTGAAGTAGTTGATCCAGAAATCGATGCGAGTGCTCTCGATGACGGGGAACTGGGTGTTCTCCATGCTGAACAGACGGCCATCCGACGCCGGCAGGTCGGCCTGCGGCCAGTCGGCGCTGGCCAGTGCCAGGCTGTCATCGATGGCGGAATAGCCCTCGTCCTCGAGTCCGCTGGTGACCAGCGTGTCCATCGCGCTCAGAGCGTTGAGGATGGAGATGAACTCAGGATCGTCCTCGGCGTGGGGGTGGTTACGGATGAACGCGTTGACGTCCGCGATCAGCGAATCCCGGGTCGACTCGAAGCGCGCGCCGTTGCCGTCTTCCTGGAAGGCCCGCGCATAGTCGATGCGTGCCTCGAAGCGGTCCAGCGCCGCCAGGTACGCCTCGTGCGCGTCACCGGGCTCGGAAGCGGCGCGCCCGGCGCTCTCTCGGCTGCCGCTGCCACAGCCCGCGAGAAGCAGGGTCAGGGTGGCCGCGAGCACGATGCGGGCAATCAGGCCGGACTTGCGAACGTTGGAATACACGGGAGCCTCCTGGAGGTGCACGGGGAGTCGGATGGGGTTGGGGGCAATATGGATCATGCCAAAAGCAACTTGCAAGCCAAAATCGGGACTCCCCCCCCGACCCCGGGATGTTGGCGTGGGAAAGCCCTGGAAGCCGCCTACCCACATAGTTTACAATAAAAGTGGCCAGAAATCGACCGTCGGCGGCGAAGGTACCGACGCAATGCGCATCTACGATCAGGACTTCCGATACCTTCTCGTCCACCTCGTGCCGCAGCACCGCCTGCCCGCCGACCTCCGGCGGGATGTGAGCGAGGCGCTTCGGACAGGTGAACCAGGGGCCCTCAGGCGCGAATCCATACGCGCCCTGGAGGCCCTGTGCGACGCGTCCTACTTCCGGCGAACCGGCGTTGCCGCCGACAACGGCAACGTGGTGCTCGAGTACCGCAAGAGCGGCGGCCGCTACAACGTGAGTGTGGCTGTGCCGCGGGACGAGTGGGAGGTGTGGTCGGAGGCGGCCCCGCCGCCGGCCACGGAAGCCACCCCGCCCGCCGATACCCCGCCCCGCCGGGAGGACGCCGTGGCACCCGCGC encodes:
- a CDS encoding PorV/PorQ family protein is translated as MRFVSAAVLSVVLMASTAHATKLAGEFMAPGGGARALGMGGAFAAVAADASTVYWNPAGIAGIQKRQALAMHAEQFGDLVNYNFASYVQPSGLMDEARKPAFGFALIHLGDPDQILTSQLVHNDLNGDGQIDPGELVDENGIPFDEATLPRESNNSFAGFATFAIETGAGAVGGSLKIIYQDMIAGESSMGIGIDLGYLKRDFLTRNLSLGAKLQDATGTYISWSTGTNEFIIPALKVGSAYKIESEELNGALLLAVDADVFFDNRQAASQFWVETMSTDVHVGAELSFQERVMIRGGLDANNYTAGAGIYFSVIGLDYAYLHHDAFEATHRVSVLANF
- a CDS encoding LysM peptidoglycan-binding domain-containing protein; translated protein: MYSNVRKSGLIARIVLAATLTLLLAGCGSGSRESAGRAASEPGDAHEAYLAALDRFEARIDYARAFQEDGNGARFESTRDSLIADVNAFIRNHPHAEDDPEFISILNALSAMDTLVTSGLEDEGYSAIDDSLALASADWPQADLPASDGRLFSMENTQFPVIESTRIDFWINYFTGPGRDRFDRALYRMQLNRPTVEGILDEMDLPQELICIAFIESGFAMKAVSSARAVGPWQFIGGTGRRYGLRSTWWYEERSDIVASTYAAGNYLRDLYSIWGDWFLAFAAYNCGEYRVARQVARQKTKNFWELDLPLQTERYVPKFLAALYIMREPEKYGFTIPQVEPISFDLITVEYAIELDVLARCAGTTTETIKELNPQLRRGATPPNMVVHIKVPSGAGDLATANIAALPPEERVTWSEHTVRKGETLSGIASRYDTSVAALRDANNLRNKSLLQIGQRLVIPVPGGTYAQAASSQPSYRTHTSTIDRDALERYAERATAGAPIAGRTRVVYTVRRNDTLSEIAETHRVGVSQIRSWNNLSRRRHIYPGQKLAIYVPGGSAPQNTTVASGPSPTVDETRFERTRHVVASGETFYSISRRYNVSMNDLMAWNGRSRSIIRPGDVLVVWQPRAADETGGR
- a CDS encoding sigma-54 dependent transcriptional regulator is translated as MSSQQVTFLVLSTDATIRQSLDRLFPREGWRLQTLETPGDLVDALGDSTAAVLIDEFLEPAYLSLIRRCRRAVPGLDATVVGGPKSESVRRGERADGVDHYIERPLEAAPLRASLDHRLALVGVKAGVGLVGRSPALEELLESLLLVAPTEVPILIQGESGTGKDLVARAVHQLSRRRDQPFEAINCGSLAEGVLESELFGHERGAFTGAVSRRAGMFERANAGTIFLDEVGEMSANMQVRLLRVLETGEVLRVGGAAGLTVDVRVVAATNRNLGELVRAGTFRQDLYYRLKGVTLYLPPLRERRDDIPVLVQHFIRLANRANRKSVRGIEADALQRLQEYSWPGNIRELRNLVETLVVLTPEPRIARALVDAHIGDAGQSPPGPFLPVPVGRSREDTEREVMYGLILALHRDVREILRHLREEPAGTAGGWNDMREVPASEDGAHLSLSTMERVAIKEALNRAGGNRRKAAQALGISERTLYRKIREFGLS
- a CDS encoding ATP-binding protein, which translates into the protein MNPSRPDHTPASTEATARLSALLRSRLNAMGVVTAPEPSAADVRRVRDADALLAQFVRASRHTSGTVRAFSSLIADAHEDDGNTMHWLSRVERAAAELDVFSARLCALRLNDHERPVSARWSDVFSRVAARCSHIAPCTIEAIDRSRAPFTQRGELLGRMIFQLVRNAMEASPRGGMVRVRVDEFRRDALRQFHVRVSDEGPGLDPAVAASAWEPYVTTRRGHAGLGLAFVAAAAPVVGAAVGMRREASRTTVHMMVGEEGGLQWE